A stretch of Sulfurimonas autotrophica DSM 16294 DNA encodes these proteins:
- the rplM gene encoding 50S ribosomal protein L13, translating into MKFTKIATPEQIDQKWVLIDAEGKTFGRMITEVATILRGKNKACFTPNIDCGDYVVIINASKAKFNGLGKIANKEYFSHSGYFGSTRSVKMTELLEKNPEKLYKLATRGMLPKTKLGAKMLKKLKIYAGAEHPHTAQIAK; encoded by the coding sequence ATGAAATTTACAAAAATTGCAACTCCTGAACAAATCGATCAAAAATGGGTTTTGATTGATGCTGAGGGTAAAACATTCGGTCGTATGATCACTGAAGTAGCTACTATACTTCGTGGTAAGAACAAAGCATGTTTTACTCCTAATATCGACTGTGGTGACTACGTAGTTATCATCAATGCTTCTAAGGCAAAATTTAACGGTCTTGGAAAAATAGCAAATAAAGAATATTTTTCTCACTCAGGTTACTTCGGTAGCACAAGAAGTGTTAAAATGACTGAGCTTTTAGAAAAAAATCCTGAGAAACTATACAAATTAGCGACTCGCGGTATGCTTCCTAAAACTAAGCTTGGTGCTAAAATGCTTAAAAAATTAAAAATTTATGCTGGTGCTGAACATCCTCACACTGCACAAATTGCTAAATAA
- the rpsI gene encoding 30S ribosomal protein S9 — protein sequence MAKKIYATGRRKASIAKVWLTPGTGKITINGLSLDAWLGGLEAKKLRVKQPLVITKQDANVDIVATTLGGGFGGQADALRHGISRALVAFNPELKATLKPEGMMTRDSRVVERKKPGKRKARRSRQFSKR from the coding sequence ATGGCAAAGAAAATATATGCAACTGGTCGTCGTAAAGCGTCTATAGCAAAAGTATGGTTAACTCCAGGAACAGGTAAAATCACTATCAACGGTCTTTCATTAGATGCATGGTTAGGTGGACTTGAAGCGAAAAAACTTCGTGTTAAACAACCACTTGTAATCACTAAGCAAGATGCGAATGTTGATATCGTAGCAACTACTTTAGGTGGTGGTTTCGGTGGTCAGGCAGATGCACTTCGTCACGGTATTTCTCGTGCACTTGTAGCATTTAACCCGGAATTAAAAGCAACTCTTAAACCTGAGGGTATGATGACTCGTGATTCACGTGTTGTTGAACGTAAGAAACCAGGTAAGCGTAAAGCTCGTCGTTCTCGTCAATTCTCTAAACGTTAA
- the modA gene encoding molybdate ABC transporter substrate-binding protein: MKKIITALLFISFSLYAKSINVAVAANVSYAIHNLVNEFNKHHPDAKVQITLGSSGKLTAQIHNGAPYDILMSANMKYPNALYKNSLAITKPVVYAKGALAMLSTKKRDFTGGIHIVTDKNIRRIAIANPNTAPYGKAAVEALKSAGLYAEVKNKFIYGESVSQTVAYTVTAADLGFIAKSSLFSPKMKQYKKGINFIDVDPKLYTPIKQGIVLLKRAADNADAQAFYTFVLSKKCKNIFKTYGYQVQ; encoded by the coding sequence ATGAAAAAAATAATAACAGCACTTCTTTTTATAAGTTTTTCTCTTTATGCCAAAAGTATAAATGTGGCTGTAGCGGCAAATGTAAGCTATGCCATTCATAACCTTGTAAATGAATTTAACAAGCACCATCCCGATGCAAAAGTACAAATCACACTGGGAAGCAGCGGAAAACTCACGGCACAAATACACAACGGTGCGCCTTATGATATTTTGATGTCTGCTAATATGAAATATCCAAATGCTTTGTATAAAAACTCTCTGGCAATCACAAAACCCGTCGTATATGCAAAGGGTGCTCTTGCAATGTTGAGTACAAAAAAAAGAGACTTTACCGGAGGCATTCACATAGTGACTGACAAAAACATCAGAAGAATTGCCATCGCAAATCCAAATACTGCACCTTATGGCAAAGCAGCTGTTGAAGCACTCAAAAGTGCCGGCTTGTATGCAGAAGTCAAGAACAAGTTTATTTATGGAGAATCTGTCTCTCAAACCGTAGCCTATACCGTAACGGCGGCAGATTTGGGCTTTATTGCCAAATCGTCCCTCTTTTCACCCAAAATGAAACAGTATAAAAAAGGTATAAATTTCATAGACGTAGACCCAAAACTCTACACGCCCATTAAGCAGGGTATAGTTTTGCTCAAACGTGCTGCTGACAATGCAGATGCACAGGCTTTTTACACATTTGTACTCTCAAAAAAGTGTAAAAATATTTTCAAAACATACGGGTACCAGGTACAATGA
- a CDS encoding peptide-binding protein, with translation MIRLFVFLFLYLCLHVDAATLHLATSSNPARLNPILATDSSSAEITSFLFNGLVKYDKDSKEIIGNLAEKFYFKNNKTLVFELKKNVLWHDGKKFTAKDVLFTYKILISDKIASPYSSDFRFVKSVKILNDYKIEVTYTKPYFKALETWMMGILPEHILKNEKNLMNSSFNTHPIGTGAYKLKQLEYSKNIELSAFDEYFEGRAKIDTISFHVIGDAMTRFLMLKSAQLDVGSVEPFVYERQLKKEFFDTFNIYEKISLSYTYLGFNLRKKKFQNPNIRRALSLAINRQELIDILFLKHAKVCTGPFLPGTLAFNPDVKAPRQNIQKAKRLLKEAGYDEKHPFTFEIATSNASSIRPYAAEILQYQLKKAGVIVKLRVMEWQAFLNMVVFPHKFDTVLLGWGLSPTPDPYMFWHSKSDKPGGFNLVGYHNKRIDTMIEESQATIDRKKLGILWRKMFDIITNDNPYLFLYISNSITAVNKDIKHIEPALGGIWHNYIQWEKN, from the coding sequence ATGATACGCCTGTTTGTTTTTCTTTTTTTATATCTGTGTTTACATGTAGATGCTGCGACCCTGCATCTTGCAACCTCTTCAAACCCTGCAAGGCTTAACCCGATTTTGGCAACGGACTCTTCCTCGGCGGAAATTACCAGCTTTTTATTTAACGGGCTTGTAAAGTATGATAAAGATTCCAAAGAGATTATAGGCAATTTGGCAGAGAAGTTTTATTTTAAAAATAACAAAACACTTGTGTTTGAACTCAAGAAAAATGTTTTATGGCATGACGGGAAAAAATTCACCGCAAAAGATGTGCTTTTTACCTATAAAATACTCATTTCAGATAAAATAGCTTCACCCTACAGTTCGGATTTTCGATTTGTTAAAAGCGTGAAGATACTCAATGATTATAAAATTGAGGTCACATACACCAAACCTTACTTTAAAGCCTTAGAAACATGGATGATGGGCATACTGCCTGAACATATTTTAAAAAATGAAAAAAATCTGATGAATTCTTCTTTTAACACCCATCCGATAGGTACGGGAGCCTATAAACTCAAACAGCTGGAATATTCTAAAAATATAGAACTCTCAGCTTTTGATGAGTATTTCGAGGGAAGAGCAAAAATAGACACTATCTCTTTTCATGTAATTGGCGATGCCATGACACGGTTTTTAATGCTTAAATCTGCTCAGCTTGATGTGGGCAGTGTTGAACCATTTGTGTATGAAAGGCAGCTTAAAAAAGAGTTTTTTGATACTTTCAATATATATGAGAAAATCAGTCTCTCTTATACATATCTTGGATTTAATCTGCGAAAAAAGAAGTTTCAAAATCCTAACATAAGACGTGCACTCTCTTTGGCGATTAACAGACAGGAGTTAATTGACATACTCTTCTTAAAACATGCCAAAGTATGTACAGGCCCTTTTTTACCGGGAACACTTGCTTTTAACCCCGATGTCAAAGCACCTAGACAAAATATACAAAAGGCAAAAAGACTTTTAAAAGAGGCAGGCTATGATGAAAAACACCCTTTTACATTTGAAATAGCCACCTCAAATGCGAGTTCTATCCGCCCCTATGCGGCGGAGATACTGCAGTATCAGCTCAAAAAAGCAGGTGTTATTGTAAAACTGCGCGTTATGGAGTGGCAGGCTTTTTTAAATATGGTGGTTTTCCCGCACAAGTTCGATACGGTGCTTCTGGGCTGGGGACTCTCTCCTACACCTGACCCGTATATGTTCTGGCACTCTAAAAGCGATAAACCGGGCGGTTTTAATCTGGTGGGGTATCACAATAAACGTATTGATACGATGATAGAAGAGTCACAGGCGACAATTGACAGGAAAAAACTAGGTATATTATGGCGAAAAATGTTTGACATCATAACCAATGACAAT
- a CDS encoding TOBE domain-containing protein: protein MNIKSNIWFENDKHGFFGKGRIELLEKINEYGSISAAAKAMKMSYKAAWDAINEMNNLSETPIVKRESGGKGGGGTVLTEQGHITIALYKKLEKMQKHFWNSIESIGDDIDLLENFSKRMTFQTSARNQLLAAVTNIDTTKLGATLTLVLSGGENIKVYITRRSLDEMQITNTTKLFVLLKSSWIEVSNNSKEGCNNIPCKLTNITTDSHNAEIDLLTSGGNALTASLSLKSFKDLSLREGDTAWMYFKPSNAIVAL, encoded by the coding sequence ATGAATATAAAAAGTAATATATGGTTTGAAAATGACAAGCATGGTTTTTTTGGTAAAGGACGCATCGAACTCCTAGAAAAAATAAATGAATATGGTTCCATAAGTGCTGCCGCAAAAGCTATGAAGATGAGCTATAAGGCAGCTTGGGATGCTATAAATGAAATGAATAATTTATCTGAAACTCCAATAGTAAAAAGAGAGAGTGGGGGAAAAGGAGGCGGAGGCACAGTTCTTACCGAGCAAGGGCATATTACTATTGCATTATATAAAAAACTTGAAAAGATGCAGAAACATTTTTGGAATTCTATCGAAAGTATCGGTGATGATATAGATTTACTAGAAAATTTTTCAAAAAGAATGACCTTTCAAACAAGTGCTAGGAACCAACTACTTGCAGCTGTCACAAATATTGATACAACGAAACTAGGTGCAACTTTAACATTAGTCTTATCCGGAGGAGAAAATATAAAGGTATATATAACCCGTCGCAGTTTGGATGAAATGCAGATTACAAATACAACAAAACTTTTTGTTTTATTAAAATCATCATGGATTGAAGTATCAAACAACTCTAAAGAAGGCTGCAACAATATACCTTGCAAACTTACAAATATCACAACAGATTCACATAATGCAGAAATTGATCTGCTTACATCCGGCGGAAATGCCTTAACTGCCTCTTTAAGTTTAAAATCTTTTAAAGATCTTTCATTACGAGAAGGTGACACTGCATGGATGTATTTTAAACCATCCAATGCAATAGTAGCTCTTTAG
- a CDS encoding TOBE domain-containing protein, which produces MSHIIAQVQEIQSVQNLNILSFTCKDIALKMMSLDLNDTITKDSQVMLTCKPTAIAIGKNIQGELSYANQLHVTIVSLEVGQLLCALKLQFKEFVLESIITTDSQKRMQLQAGDEVTALIKSSDLSIKEVL; this is translated from the coding sequence ATGAGTCACATCATAGCTCAAGTTCAAGAGATTCAAAGTGTGCAAAATCTCAATATTCTCAGCTTTACATGTAAAGATATAGCACTTAAAATGATGAGTCTGGATTTAAACGATACGATTACAAAAGACTCACAGGTAATGCTTACATGTAAGCCTACGGCAATAGCCATCGGTAAAAATATACAGGGCGAGCTCAGCTATGCAAACCAGTTACATGTAACAATTGTATCATTAGAAGTCGGTCAGCTTTTATGTGCATTAAAATTACAGTTTAAAGAATTTGTTTTGGAGTCTATCATTACAACAGATTCCCAAAAAAGAATGCAGCTGCAAGCAGGAGACGAAGTCACCGCACTTATAAAGTCGAGTGATTTATCTATAAAAGAGGTGCTTTAA